AATTCATATGAACTATAAGTTGCTGATGTGGCTTGATGGAAGAAGATCTTATATTATATTGGTGACATGAGACATACTTCTATGCTTTGGTGggaaaattaaatataataaattctGCGATACAACTGTGTATAGGTGCACTAGCCTTGTAATGTTATGGCAATCTTGACATAATAAACTGCATAAATGATTACGTCAATCCATCACAACCAAATTAACATATTCAGAATAGGCTTGTAAGAAAGCGATAACTGGGATGGGTacttttgatattattatttggGAAGCTTTCTCAATTTAATTTCTTTAAGTCACCATCTCTATTGCATCAGAATAGTTCATAACTAATGGGAGATCTGAATGAATTCAGCTTAAGCCCCTTTAAAAGGTAGTTTGATGAGATCTGCAGGAGCCGTAGATTAGTTTGGAAGATGTTTTTGATGTTAACCAAGAGAGTGAAGAGAAAAGAATGACATGACTACTCGCTGAAGAGAATCATTTAACTTGTAATTTGCAGTATTTGCCTCCAGTCCCTTTTGTCATCTTTTGCTTCTAACCATGCCACCAAAGTTCACCTATTAGTTGGTTTTCAGGAAAACAAATCTGAAGAGAAAGTTAAACAGGTGCCTCCCAGGAACAATACTGAAAAACATCATATAGTTCCTAGCGAGAAAAAGAGCAGCAGCACAACAATTCCTGATGCTAGGGTCAGGCAACTCAAGGATCAGTTAATTCGTGCAAAGGTTTATCTCAGCATCGGGCCCATTCGATCGAATCCTCACTTTGTAAGGGAGTTACGTTTACGTATAAAGGATGTTCAGCGTGCCCTTGGGGATGCAACCAAGGATTCTGATCTGCCAAGAAAGTAAGCGCTTGGATTTGCAATAACTTCTGATTATCTGATTGTTTGATGGAATTTTGTTTCTAATTCTTATGTAATGTTGATTAATCTGCATGTTTTATTCATGTATATGGATGTTATGTACTTGTACTCATATATACATGGCTTCTGCTCTTATGGTTTTCTTGACGTTACTTTCATGGTGTCTAATTTAGTGCATATGAGAGACTGAAGGCGATGGAGCTAACTTTGGCGAAAGGCAAGCAGATCCAAGATGATTGTGCTGCTGTTGTAAAGAAGCTCCGTGCTATGGTTCACTCCAGCGAGGAACAGTTACGAGTTCATAAGAAACAGTCATTATTTCTAGCACAACTTGCTGCAAAGACCATTCCCAAAGGTCTACATTGTCTTCCTTTAAGGCTTTCTGCCGAGTACTTCTCTATGAACTCTAGCCAGCGGCAGTTCCCATATGAAGAAAAACTTGAAGACCCTGACCTCTTTCACTATGCTTTGTTTTCGGATAATGTGTTGGCTACAGCAGTGGTGGTGAACTCAACTGTATCTAATGCTAAGGTCAGTGCTTGATACATTGCTGCTATTCATATTAATTTATTGATTTCAGTTTGCTTCTGTTAGTTAAACAGAAATATCTTTCTTGCAGAACCCATCAGATCATGTTTTCCACATTGTAACTGACAGACTGAACTATGCAGCCATGAGGATGTGGTTTTTAGCTAACCCACCTGGAAAAGCTGCCATTCAAGTTCAGAACATTGAAGAATTTACATGGCTAAATGACAGCTATAGTCCAGTGTTGAAACAGCTGAGGTCACAGTCCATGATCGACTATTACTTCAGGACTCATCATGCTACTGCAAACTCTGATGCAAACCTGAAGTACCGAAACCCAAAGTACCTATCCATCTTAAATCACCTGCGATTTTACCTACCCGAGGTATTTCCAAAGCTGCACAAAGTGGTGTTTTTAGATGATGATGTTGTTGTACGGAGAGACCTGACTGGCCTTTGGGAGATCAATATGAAAGGAAAAGTCAATGGTGCAATTGAGACATGTGGACAAAGCTTTCACCGTTTTGATAAGTATCTTAATTTCTCAAATCCTCTTATTGCCAAGAGATTCAATCCTCGTGCTTGTGGTTGGGCGTACGGAATGAATGTGTTTGATTTGGATGAGTGGAGGAAGCAGAAGGTTACTGAAGTTTATCACTACTGGCAGAATCTGGTAAGATATGATGCATATCTTTCTAATGTTTTGTTTACTTGTTATCTATTGTATACATTGCTTATCCCTCGTGCTTTGCTTTTGTACATTATAACCTATTTTTCCAGTCAAGATTTTGAAATCTTGGATTATTATCTTGTCTCATATTCTTTTCAATATTGGAGAATTTGAATTAGAGAACCAGAACCTTCTTCAGAAAGGCAGTCAACTTTTTGAGCCTTGGTGATGTGGTTACCATGTTTATAGGTGTGGGATAAGCTTATAACTTCTCTAGTGTCACATGCCAATATAGTAGTGTGATCAGGGTAACTGGTTTGTTTATTTGGAGAAAGAGAATTCTGTTTTGTCTTTATTTAGTTAGAAACGTAAAAGATCTCCCAGGCCTCTCTTGTATGCTAGATTTTGAAATTCTCTATCTGACTTTGCAGCTGCACTCTATACTTCATATATCTCCAATCTGTCTCATGTCTATGCTTTTCACAGAATATTGATAGACAACTATGGAAATTGGGAAGTCTTCCTCCTGGTTTAATAACATTCTACAACCGTACACTTTCCATCGATCGTCGGTGGCATGTTTTGGGCCTTGGGTATAACCCACATGTAGACCACAAGGATATTGAGCAAGCAGCAGTCATCCACTACAATGGAAACATGAAGCCTTGGTTGGATATTGGCATACCTCAGTATCGTGGCTATTGGTCTAAGAATGTAGATTACAATCACATTTTCCTACGGGAATGCAACATCAATCCTTGAGACTGGACATGGTTCTCAGATATTTTCCGACCCACTTTCCATGTATCTTTTGAGgttctttcttgttttccttcTCAGCACCGAATTAAAACTGCTCAGCTCGATTTTGCTCGAATTTTCTCGATAGCCTCGTATTCATTGTAGCTTTTCTTGTTCCCATGGTTTTAGTATCTGCACAAATGCTGTCCTACTGTATATGCTTCGTTACTAATATTAGGCATCAGGGATTACATCAtgggatacttttttttttttttccttccaaaGTTTTCATGTAATATAAACTTGTGTTGTAGCACTTTCATGTAAAACCACTGTATGCCCAATTGTTTCAATTGGCTTCAGATTTAATTGCAATGGATTTCTTTCTCATCATTATAACTTGTGTTTTTATCATGCTTCTCTCTGGTAGTCAAGAATCAGTCTTGTTGGTTTGCTGATCTCATTTGACTTCCTCAGAACTCGACTTAGTTCTAAAAGCTATCTGTCCTAAACAAATTACAAACATGAGCAGGCATGGTCTAAAGCTATCAACTCCTCCACGAGCATCATAAATACTGCAGCTGTAAGTTCCTGTCCCTTTTCTTTTAAGTTGACAACATTGATGATTCACATGTCGAGCCCTCTTTGACAAACTAACAACTTTGAGTCCATGGTTTCTTGCACCTAACAACATGAGAGCCTCTGTATTTTCTTCCAGCTGACTAAGCCATTACCCCATGTACTTAATGCTTTCATCTGTCGTATCAATATAATGACTGTGAGGACACTGATGTGATTGTTGATTGGATTTCCTCGGTGGCCAAAGCACTTTGTCTCTTACCTTTGTCCCTTCTCAATACCTGTGTATTCTGAGCCCTGAATGCATGGTGCCGAATGCAGATAAGAAAACAAGTGTTGAGTGAcatattgatgacaaattggtgcATCATTTATTCATATCTGGTGAGGGCTTTTGTCTTTGCATGCCTTCCATGTGAGGTGATGGTCAAGAGGTTGATGTGTCCATCAGCTCTTGTATGGCTGGAAAGAACAGGGTCGGTCCCAGGAGCAATGAATTGTTGCACATGTCGGTGGACTGTCTTCTCTACATTGTTCGCTGTATAATTTAATTATATGTTCCTGAGGAGGAGTACtttgattttttaattaattattttaaaataaatgatgTAAATAGGATTCGAATTTAGAAATTTATGATAAGTTATCAGAAGTGataaatttatgataaatttgaaaattttagatGAATCGAAAATGacaagtataaaaaaaaaattatagaaggaatgattattattttttcattgtTGACCCAAACAGAAAAGCTTTgagttttatttaaaaaataaaaaaattattacgtTAAATAGTGTATAAAACGTCAATCGAGTTAACCCAAACTTATTATGAATAATTATGATATGAATGTAAATAAATATTATCCTATGACATTGTTATTGAAGGGTTAAGTACATCATATTTCTATGTCATGTTAATATGGGTTAATGACGACAAGAATGACCACATAACTCCCTGTTCCTAAGCCAAAAATGAATGCCAGATTCGCTTATACGAGTAATCTACAAGGTTtaaatgagtaatctacatttacTCTTCAATAGGTTAAAGACAAATAATCTTATTAATTGGTTATTTCTTtcgcctaatcgaagcatcctaatcATAATTCACCAACATTTAATTTGTATGTTGTTGCGTGCATATTTTCAAGATTTGAGAATGGTTTCCATCGATCGAGATCTTGATATTTAAGTTGCATTACATGAATCTAATCCGCATATTTATTACAGAGAGATAGGAAGACAAGAAATCATTCATATGTCAATTGGGTCCAATCCGCGCAGACTCCGATCTGATTGGGTCGGACTCGATTCAAGTCCATGGTTAGGGCTCGTTGCGGCGAGAAGCCTATGGATTCCCCCGATGCCCGGGAGGAGGAGGGACCGGCCGGGAGAAGGAAGGAGAAAGATCGAACCAGgaaaggaaggaaagaaagagGCCAAGAACGGCTGGTGGATCGGGATTTCGTGGGACGAGGATACTGCGATTTGGTTATCATTGCTCGATCCACTGGCGACTCATATGGTAAGCCAAATTTACTTCCCGACGATACCTATCCAAAGAAAGATGCGGCCTTTATCCTCTGCGAGCTCATAAATAGCGAGATGGAACGTAGAGTACAACAGGGCAGTGATACCTTCTTATCCTTTACGTGCGTTTCTCACTTGGTCTTCTACGGTTCATCGTATCTTCGGCTGTGAGCAGAGGTTTGTGAGTTCTTGTGCTCCATGTTTCCCTCATTTCAGAACATCTGAAATGCCATTCCATGTTTTGAATGTTTGCATGGGAATCATGAATGCAGTCATGCGTCGGCTTGAACCTTTCAACCGCATGCAGGAATCTTAAAATATGCATGGGTGTTCATTGCTTGGCAAGTATGAGATGATGTTCAATCTACGATATTCTACTTTTTGTTGTTGAAATTGTGTGAATTGCTCCACTTTGTTTCTATGTAAGAATTATAGACAGAAATGAAAGAACCAGTATGTTCCACTATAGTGGCCTTCATAATCTATACGGTAGATTCTATAACAGTTTAGAGAGATTTTGTCGCCGATAGTCCCGATGCATGTGTTAATTTTCTGTTGAACACTCTTGGTTTATGAAGATTTTGATGCGTCAGATGGCATTGGTCATGTCGATCAGCTCGTTGATCTGGTtgttgttttcctttttcttttgctttatgtGTCTTTCTTATTTTGTTTCAGGAGTACCCTATTTATTTTACTCAGAATCTGATTACTTGTTCTTCCTTTTCCTTTCCTATTTGAAGATGTCTGAAGTCACCgaactttattttttaattcttcatTTTGTCTTATCAGCTTTTTTTTCTAAAAAGAGAAATAGAAGGATtaagctttcatgaaattatctGCTGTCTCAATAGTTAAAAAAATCGACAGATAGCAGTAATTCAACTTTGTCTCTATTTATCCGTTCGTTTTATAAAATTCTGAATCACTAAGTAGCTTTGTTGCATGGTTTAGGGCTTGTAAATCATTTCAAATAATAACTTTATGCATACATAGCTAGATTTTGTTAGATTTAATTGATTTTCCAATAATATCCTGTTTATATCAAGTTAAGAAAATCCAAGAGACTTTAGTACCATCTTCTTGATTAAACAAAATCCTCATAATTTCCATCAAACAGGGCAATTGTTGAAGCATCGTTGAACCTGGAGTTGCTAGAATTTCAGTAAACAAGCTTTGCTCATTGAAAGTTCAGCAAGAATCTTGTAGTATTATGATTTCCCTGTCTCAGGCTTGTCTTAACCATCATTCTTACCTTCTCAGCACAGGATCCTTTCCGCAGGTTTCCATCATACTTATATAGCTTGAAAATTTTGCAAGTTCTTCCCTACAAAAAAGGATGGAGGTACACTTGACAATAATTCttaaaatatatcatttataaaGACTGTTAAATAGTTGTCACGCTTTTGGATTCTTGAAATAAATTTTGATTGCAAGCTTTACCCAAGACGATTGGGTGGTTTATGTGGCGAACTTCTTTTGTTGAGCATAACTTATTACTTATCTGAAGCGattcaaaaaagaaaacaagatctTTGATGATCTGATTGATGGAATTAACATGTGTGCTTGGTTTTGCAGCAGAAAATAGTGATCAAGATTAATGTGATATGTGACAGGTGCCGCAACAAGGCCCTGAAGTTAGCATCAAGTGTGAGaggtatctttttttttatatgtccTGGGCACTAAGTTTACCATAGGTTGAATGCTCCTATCAGCCTAACAAAGGATTCCTTATGGTAGGTGTGGAATCTGTTGCAATACAAGGCAGGAACAGGAACCGTGTAGTAGTGACTGGAGAAGGGGTTGATTCTGTATGCTTAACAAGCATTTTAAGGCAGAAGATGGGCTATGCAGAGATCATTGGTATAAGCAGAGCGAGCATTGATGAGGTTCAGGAGTGTGAGGTGCCAGGCCATCAGGAAGTACCACAATGTTACAACAATTACTGTGGACCTCCGCAGATGATGTCTAATGGAGTTTGCAATACATATTCAAATGGTTACAACCATTATTATCCACCACACCCACATACCATCCATGATGGGTGGTATGCCTCTCGCCCAAGCTTTTGCACGATTATGTAAAATATTATTGTAAGTAATGTCATGTTGGTTTGGGCTTGAATAATTTGTTCATATGGAACTTGAATGGAATGATAAGGAGAAGGTAGGTACTTTCTCATGTATATTTGCCACATGGATATGAACTTGAACATAGTCTTTGAACTTTCTATGCTCCACAACGGCAGGAGCTTTGTGTACCAAACTTTTTTTTCGCCTTTTGTTATGTTGACCAGTTTGGAACCTTTATGCTCAGGATTATGATATCTGCTCTTTCATTTCTTCTTGGTTATGAATGAGTCAAAGACGAGGATCACACTGGAGACTCAAGCAATAGAGGTGATGCACTATTCATCAGCCTGTTACTGTTAGCTGAGAGGTCATTTACAAGGTCTTGCACACAtaagtagttttaagttttatTCTTTTGTATATAATTGTTCTTACTAGTGTTTGAATTTATGGTTTTACAATTATGTAAAACTGCTGATGTGTTTCCCAATTTTTAGTATGACAACGTAGACTTGCAGAGCAGCTAAGGCAGTGAGGCAAACAGTTTCTGCGGAGGAAAGCATGGTAGTGACAGAACACAGCTTAGTCTGTTGCAGAGTATGTAGAATTTTGACTGTGAGCAATTTCCTAGCTTTGTATACTGATATCTGCTTCTTTTACTTTTATTTTCTTCTGTTGTATTAAAATGTAGCTAATTCCAGATGATCTTATGTAAGTTAAAAAGCTAATTGCAAGTTAAGATGCTTTGGTTTGGTAGTGTGAAGAAATGAGAGAAGAACTGCATGTGGAGAGCTCATCGACTGCATTGTGTACAATCCACTGCATCTCATTTGAATCAGTCTTGGAAAATAATTCTAGTCATAGCAGGCAAGCTTTTCATTTTCAAATATTAAATTCCAGTTAGACTGAATTATCTTTTCTGAAACACAAATGTGATCTATGGAGAACCAGTCATCTCCCCTTATCATCTGCCCCACCTCATTGCAATTGGATGTCTTCTTTTCTACAGGAGATCAACAATTACTGCAATCATATTCATGTTTTGGCTCCAGGTAATTATCTACCCATTCTTTTGTATGGATTTGCTCCTAGTAAACCTCTGTTTTATATGCAAAATGTCTTGCCAATAGATTTGTTTCTTCACCAGAGCAACACTGATTTCGGAACATGTCTAATCAAACCCACTAATTATAGTTTGATTCATGCATGACAGAGAAGCTGGGTTGGTTGATGTGTTTTTCAATAGCTTGCAATCATCACCATATAAGAACCACACGGTTGAAGCCTATCAAGCTTTGTCTCACAGGCGTTCCCCAGGTTGTTGCTACTTTCTAATCTGGAATCCTGCAGCAATACCCAATCCCATTCTGTGAAAGGCTTCGAAGTCCTTGAAGAAACAAACCATTCCTTCAGCTGTCCTCAATCTATGAACACCTCTTTCTGTGTACTTGCATCATGATTTTGAAGCTTATCACTTCTTTCCTTGTGACAAGAAGAAGATGCTGCAGATGAACTtaccacatctctctctctctctcataaatAAAGATCTGACTTGGTTATCAAGCAAGGTAGGGAATGTGTGTCTCTTCGATTTCCTCTCTATGTACACATTAAATGCAAATTGTTATCTTCAACATGCATGGTTGTATCTTCTCTTAGTTGCAATAATACCCAACATTTACACAAAAAAAATCCTTGGCATGTAAGAATGCATGAGATATGTTCCAAAAATATGTAAATTAAGTAATAGTTTACTCATCCAATCCTTATCTTTCTCCACTTTTGATCATAACATCTATTACATCTGTCGATATGATTggcattttaaaatatatttattacatCCATATAGCAtcataaattattattaaataacataatagtatatatatatatatatatatatatatatatatatatatatactattataACAATTAAGAGCTTAGAAGGAATCAATTTAACACTTCAATAATTTCGTGCTAATTGCTAGAGATTCTTGTTGAGGAATTATCAATGCCCTCTTTAGATCATTTCGGATCTGAAATATGATTTTTCATGTCAAAGATATTAAGATTTAATAAAGTTTATATGGCAAACATACATTTACTGAGACCTTAACAGCCGACGTATCGGACGATATTGAGAACAGTCGTCTGCCAACGATATATAACTTAAAGTACGTTATCGATCCGCTGCCAGTCCCGTACTCGGTTTCCTCCACTTGCCCTAATCAGAAGGGGGAGCTCTTGAGGCAAGAAAAGATGGCAACTTTGTTGGCAAACCGAAGGTTTCACATCTCCCTCCATGGCCAGTTTCGATGCCTCGTTATTTCTTCGGGGTAATTCGTCTGTCCCAACTTCTCTCTTTCCACCATCTCCTCGATCGCTTGAAGGAGGGAAAGATGACCGAGGTTGATTATGTGGATTTTTACCTGGTTGGAGTAATTTTGCGTTCTCCTTTTTTGATCTTTAGGGTGAAGAACAGACGTGATTCGTTCGGTCGTGTTAGATGCATTCCGGGGGAATACGCCAAGATCAGGAAAGCATCAAATTTTTCGCATCTGAAGACTGCCAAGGAGAAAGAAACCTACCCGACCGAAACAGTCTCttccaaaaatatcaaatttcacCGGAATTTTTCACGCAACAGTCTCCCTGATGCAGAAGGCAGTGAGTTCCTCGAACCTGTCTtttaatttcatttttatctGATTATTCGCTTGAGGACTAGGTTAAATGTGGTTTGATGTAGAATCATGTGCTTTTGTTTTAGACCTTGATCTTAATTGTGGTTTTATTGTTGATGATAGCTTGGccggatttctttttttttttttttttttttggtgttttgTGAGACATCAGAAGAAACAGCGAAATCGGTTAGATATTTGCATTGAAGAGCTTGTTTCGTGACATTATGCTTTCCTCTAGTTCCTTTCAGTGAAGAAGTGCCTCTTGGATATGCTTTACATGTGACATTATAAGAAGCAGCTAAAGAAAAGGTGCCAAATGCTTAAGGCACATACACACCATGCCTCGTTGGTTGCATTATTTTTCGTTACATACTAAAAAATACAAATGCAAATGGTTCCTAACATTCCTTAGCCAAAACAAGAGACGTGTTAATGTTGCTGGTATCCACAGGAAAAAGAACACTAGATGATTTTCTTGTTCCATGGGACACCATGTCAGTTCTGTTTCTAAAGGAGGCAAGAGCTTCTCATTATGATCTGAGCTGCTTCTTTTATCAGATATTTGTTTCTTATACTTTAAGCAAAGCAGACATAGAGATCTTCCTCTCCGTCACCCGACTAATTATTTAGGGTTGTGATTAAAAATTGAGATTGACCATTTTAGTTTCTGAAGATTCTAGTAATTTCCTGGTTTTTTACTTGAAACAGAGTTACGATTGTCAAATAGTACAGTCCCCTTTAGACATGAACATAATATGAGTGAATGATCATATTCTGTACACTGTTCATTTTTTTTAGTTCTAAGAAGCACAGGCACAGACATGACAtgtcattttaaaaaaaaataggacATAGACATGGTGAGGAcatgtgtatttatatatatatatatatatatatattatattaacatgagttttatagtatttgtacgtaaattttataaactcctcattgtgaacaaataaatatcacaattaaaatcatctaatgtaagtatccaaaataaaggttgagtacatcaaataatatttaacaatctccagatataattgatatatgtttccttGCAACGATCTCCAGATTTCTTTTCTTGCGATGCCAATGATTTGTCTCCATTTAGAATCCGAAGCAGATGACCCTCATGTGAGGGCCATGTGAC
Above is a genomic segment from Musa acuminata AAA Group cultivar baxijiao chromosome BXJ3-4, Cavendish_Baxijiao_AAA, whole genome shotgun sequence containing:
- the LOC135635904 gene encoding probable galacturonosyltransferase 4 isoform X1, which translates into the protein MTRRRLVLALLCLTVLSPIVLYTDRLSASSNPSSNNEVGDEASSLSFGTSDVGELRALAQVALEFSPKFSASVRLLDLKVPELTNSVKEPIGVVYSDNSNNSNQILTTPEDGSKDSTAKELPLGKSEEHKSRVLSAAVDERSLPEEGVIKEVTDGVTGNNSLEKPESVEENREETGSQHTIPITVPEKEENKSEEKVKQVPPRNNTEKHHIVPSEKKSSSTTIPDARVRQLKDQLIRAKVYLSIGPIRSNPHFVRELRLRIKDVQRALGDATKDSDLPRNAYERLKAMELTLAKGKQIQDDCAAVVKKLRAMVHSSEEQLRVHKKQSLFLAQLAAKTIPKGLHCLPLRLSAEYFSMNSSQRQFPYEEKLEDPDLFHYALFSDNVLATAVVVNSTVSNAKNPSDHVFHIVTDRLNYAAMRMWFLANPPGKAAIQVQNIEEFTWLNDSYSPVLKQLRSQSMIDYYFRTHHATANSDANLKYRNPKYLSILNHLRFYLPEVFPKLHKVVFLDDDVVVRRDLTGLWEINMKGKVNGAIETCGQSFHRFDKYLNFSNPLIAKRFNPRACGWAYGMNVFDLDEWRKQKVTEVYHYWQNLNIDRQLWKLGSLPPGLITFYNRTLSIDRRWHVLGLGYNPHVDHKDIEQAAVIHYNGNMKPWLDIGIPQYRGYWSKNVDYNHIFLRECNINP
- the LOC103983262 gene encoding heavy metal-associated isoprenylated plant protein 41-like isoform X1; this encodes MPGRRRDRPGEGRRKIEPGKEGKKEAKNGWWIGISWDEDTAIWLSLLDPLATHMQKIVIKINVICDRCRNKALKLASSVRGVESVAIQGRNRNRVVVTGEGVDSVCLTSILRQKMGYAEIIGISRASIDEVQECEVPGHQEVPQCYNNYCGPPQMMSNGVCNTYSNGYNHYYPPHPHTIHDGWYASRPSFCTIM
- the LOC135635904 gene encoding probable galacturonosyltransferase 4 isoform X2; the encoded protein is MTRRRLVLALLCLTVLSPIVLYTDRLSASSNPSSNNEVGDEASSLSFGTSDVGELRALAQVALEFSPKFSASELTNSVKEPIGVVYSDNSNNSNQILTTPEDGSKDSTAKELPLGKSEEHKSRVLSAAVDERSLPEEGVIKEVTDGVTGNNSLEKPESVEENREETGSQHTIPITVPEKEENKSEEKVKQVPPRNNTEKHHIVPSEKKSSSTTIPDARVRQLKDQLIRAKVYLSIGPIRSNPHFVRELRLRIKDVQRALGDATKDSDLPRNAYERLKAMELTLAKGKQIQDDCAAVVKKLRAMVHSSEEQLRVHKKQSLFLAQLAAKTIPKGLHCLPLRLSAEYFSMNSSQRQFPYEEKLEDPDLFHYALFSDNVLATAVVVNSTVSNAKNPSDHVFHIVTDRLNYAAMRMWFLANPPGKAAIQVQNIEEFTWLNDSYSPVLKQLRSQSMIDYYFRTHHATANSDANLKYRNPKYLSILNHLRFYLPEVFPKLHKVVFLDDDVVVRRDLTGLWEINMKGKVNGAIETCGQSFHRFDKYLNFSNPLIAKRFNPRACGWAYGMNVFDLDEWRKQKVTEVYHYWQNLNIDRQLWKLGSLPPGLITFYNRTLSIDRRWHVLGLGYNPHVDHKDIEQAAVIHYNGNMKPWLDIGIPQYRGYWSKNVDYNHIFLRECNINP
- the LOC135635904 gene encoding probable galacturonosyltransferase 4 isoform X3; translated protein: MTRRRLVLALLCLTVLSPIVLYTDRLSASSNPSSNNEVGDEASSLSFGTSDVGELRALAQELTNSVKEPIGVVYSDNSNNSNQILTTPEDGSKDSTAKELPLGKSEEHKSRVLSAAVDERSLPEEGVIKEVTDGVTGNNSLEKPESVEENREETGSQHTIPITVPEKEENKSEEKVKQVPPRNNTEKHHIVPSEKKSSSTTIPDARVRQLKDQLIRAKVYLSIGPIRSNPHFVRELRLRIKDVQRALGDATKDSDLPRNAYERLKAMELTLAKGKQIQDDCAAVVKKLRAMVHSSEEQLRVHKKQSLFLAQLAAKTIPKGLHCLPLRLSAEYFSMNSSQRQFPYEEKLEDPDLFHYALFSDNVLATAVVVNSTVSNAKNPSDHVFHIVTDRLNYAAMRMWFLANPPGKAAIQVQNIEEFTWLNDSYSPVLKQLRSQSMIDYYFRTHHATANSDANLKYRNPKYLSILNHLRFYLPEVFPKLHKVVFLDDDVVVRRDLTGLWEINMKGKVNGAIETCGQSFHRFDKYLNFSNPLIAKRFNPRACGWAYGMNVFDLDEWRKQKVTEVYHYWQNLNIDRQLWKLGSLPPGLITFYNRTLSIDRRWHVLGLGYNPHVDHKDIEQAAVIHYNGNMKPWLDIGIPQYRGYWSKNVDYNHIFLRECNINP
- the LOC103983262 gene encoding heavy metal-associated isoprenylated plant protein 47-like isoform X2, with translation MEQKIVIKINVICDRCRNKALKLASSVRGVESVAIQGRNRNRVVVTGEGVDSVCLTSILRQKMGYAEIIGISRASIDEVQECEVPGHQEVPQCYNNYCGPPQMMSNGVCNTYSNGYNHYYPPHPHTIHDGWYASRPSFCTIM